In Lactococcus protaetiae, the genomic window TAGAGGTGGGAATGTTGAACTTTATTCTGGTTTGGCCTTTTCATTGACGGCTTTGGCATCAGGGCTTGTCGCACCTGTTTGGGGCGTTTGGCTGATGAACATGGGCGTAAGCCGATGATGGTTCGGGCATCAATTGCAATGACAATTTGTATGAGTGGAATTGCCTTTGTTGACCATTTTGGAGGTGTCTGGGCTTTACTTGCTCTGCGTTTATTAATGGGATTTTTCTCAGGATATATCCCAAATTCGACAGCAATGATTGCCTCGCAAGCACCAAAGGAAAAATCAGGATATGCGCTTGGTACTCTGGCAACAGCGATGGTTTCCGGAACTTTAATCGGTCCATCATTGGGTGGTTTGATGGCACAATGGTTTGGAATGGCAAATGTATTTTTAATTGTTGGGGTTTTGTTGGCTTTAGCGACGTTACTTACAATCTTTTTTGTCCATGAGAATTTTGAGCCGATTCCTAAAGGAAAAATGCTTTCTAGTAAAGAAATTATCGCGCGTGTAAGCAATAAACAAATACTGTTCGGTTTACTCGTTACAACATTTATTATCCAGATTACTTCTCAATCTATTGAGCCTTTTGTGACACTCTACATCAAAACTTTGACAACAAATACGACAAACTTAATGTTTATTTCAGGTTTGATTGTATCTGCAGTAGGTCTGTCCGCAATGCTATCTTCAAGCTTTTTGGGACGTATCGGAGATAAGTACGGTTCGCACCGTCTGATTTTGATTGGCTTAGTCTTTACATTTGTGATTTATTTGCCAATGTCAATGGTTAATAGTCCATTGCAGTTGGGGATTTTGAGATTTTTACTTGGTTTTGGTACAGGTGCATTGATGCCTTCTGTCAATTCGCTACTCTCTAAGATTACGCCTAAAGAAGGGGTGAGTCGTATTTTTGCTTATGCGCAAATGTGTTCAAATCTTGGAATGGTGACAGGTCCTTTAGTTGGTTCAGCAATTGCGGGATATATTAGTTACCGTGCAGCAATCGTTGGAACAAGTCTTTTTGTTGTCGTCAATATCGTCTGGTCATTCATCAATTTCCGGAAATATTTACATAAACGGAGCATCATGGAATGAGGATAAAAATTACACTTCGCTGCACCTCTTGTGGCAATAAAAATTATATTAGTAGTAAAAATAAGGCAACTCACCCAGAGAAAGTTGAGACAATGAAATTTTGTCCAAAAGAACGTATTGTCACTCTGCATCGGGAGGAATGAAGTCAAGACTTATTCAGTGGGAGTTTCGTAGAACATTTGTCTATTTTCTCTAGTCGCTAAAGCGACTGGTAAAAGGGCAACTCGCCACTGAATTTAGGGCACAACCTCACATCTTCGATATGAGGTCACCCTGTCCCAGAAGCCTAAGTGCTAAAGCACTAACGCCCTAGGGCAGTCGGACGAAATTCAAAGTTAGTGCTGCTTCATCCCCTGCCTAAGAGGTAGGGGCGTTAGCATGCACTTACTTCGATAAAATCACTGACAGTTTTTTGTCAGTGTTTTTTTATATTGTCAGTAATCAAAAAAATAAATATACGGAAATAGAAGAAAAGAATTTCAAAATTGAAGAAATCATGGTCATTTTTCAAAAAATATGTGCAAAAAATGATATAATGAATAAGATAAATTGAAGCACTATTTGTAATCTTATTGATTAAAATGAACAGAAGTATGAAGTCAAGGCTTATTCAGTGGGAGTTTCGTAAAACATTTGTCCATTTAGTCGCTATCTTCGCTGCGCTACGCTGTCCGTTTGCTTAGCAGGCAAAGCCTGCAAGAGCAAAAGGCAAAGCGACTGATAAAAGGGTAACTCACCACTGAATTTAGGGCACAACCTCACATCTTCGATATGAGGTCACCCTATCCCAGAAGCCTAAGTGCTATCTCCGCTTCGCTGCGCTGTCCACTCTCGCTAAGTGGCTAAAGCCACAAGTCGAGTCGCAAAGCACTAATGCCCTAGGGCAGTCGGACGAAATTCAAAGCACGCACTTGTTTTGATAAAAATTATCCGAACTAGCCATTACTAGTGAAGTGATCACTTTGGAGTAAAAGTGGTAGCGGAGTAAGTAAATCCATAAGTTAATAAATATCAAAGACCTCAGCGATTATATGAATATTTAATAGCTGTGGCATAACGATTATAGAGTATTTTTAACCAAGCAAGTATCTGCCAAATCCCCACCTCTTTTAGGTGTAGGGATAAGCAACACTAAGCTTTGCTTTCGTTCTACTAACATCAGTGGGAGAGAAAGAATCCTCCACCAGTGAAGTAATCACTTCAAACCAAATTATAGTATATAAATGAGATGAAATAAAAAATGAGAGACGGACTGAAAAAAACAAACTTTTTGAATTACTCCATCTTAATCCCTTATTTGATGTTATCTGCCATAGGGATTGTCATGGTTTTCTCGGCGACGGTACCTTACCAATTGGCACGTGGACTTTCTCCTTACAGGCTAGTTATCACACAGGCAGCATTCATGATGCTGAGTTTTGTAGCAATTGCAGTCATTTACCGAATGAAATTAAAAGCACTCAAGAGTCAAAGAATGCTAGGGTTTATTATGGTAATGCTGATTTTGGCAATGATTTATGCTCGAATAGGCCCTGGAACAACTGCTAATGGTGCGCATGGATGGATTCCTATTCCAGGAGTTGGAACAATTCAACCTGCGGAATACGCTAAAGTATTTGTCATCTGGTATCTTGCTTCAGTATTCTCTGAAAAGCAAGAGGCTATACAAAGAAAAGATATTCAAGAGGTTTTTAAAGGAAAAGGACTCTTCCAAAAACTTTTTGGAGGTTGGCGTCTTCCAGTTGTGATTTTGCTTGCACTGGATTTAATCATGCCAGATATGGGTAATGCCATAATTCTCGCAGCTCTGGCTCTTATTATGGTTGGAGCAAGTGGGATTTCGTGGCGGTGGTTTAATGGTTATGGAAAAATTGTCCTCACTGTTGCGATAGCCTTTCTTGGAATGCTCTTTGTGACAGGTGGAAATATTATTCCATCATTTTTAAAAATTTCTTACATCAATGCCCGTTTTGAAGCCTTCGTTAATCCGTTTACGGACTTGGCAAATTCGGGACATCAGTTAGCAAATTCCTACTATGCAATTGTCAATGGAGGCTGGCTTGGACGTGGGTTGGGAAATTCTATTGAGAAAAATGGTTATCTCCCGGAAGCACATACAGACTTTATCTTCCCGATTGTTGTGGAAGAATTAGGAGTAATAGGTGGCATTATTGTGTTAAGTATCCTATTTTTCCTGATTATCCGTATCCTTCTAGTAGGTATTCGTGCACGAAGTTCCTTTAATGCTTTAATGGCAATTGGAGTGAGTTCCATGTTGCTTATCCAAGTATTTGTTAACGTTGGTGGGGCAGTTGGATTAATTCCAGAAACAGGTGTAACTTTCCCATTTTTATCTCAGGGAGGTTCATCGTTCCTTGTTTTATCATTAGGAATCGCTTTTGCGCTTAATATTTCAGCAGATGAAAAACGACAAGAAGTTTCCGAACTTTCGAATCAATACAGCTCTGCGGATATTTAATATCAAAAATGTAAAAAAAATAACTCTGTCAGTACTGATAGAAAACTCTATGTTTTCGTCAGTACTGACAGAGTTAAAAAATAAAAAAATTTGACAGAAAATTGCCAAATTAATATTAGTCGTGTTTAGAAACTCTGCTTTTCTCCAAATTACACTTTGGCACTTGGCGTATTCGTCAGGTAAATGAACGCAAAGTTACCATGAAGTTAAGTCGCTTTAACGATTAGACTTCTTACCATTTTTGTCTTGCGACTTTATAGGGTAGCCGTTTGAGCTAAAGCAGCAACAGATGTGCTAATTGTTCCATCTATCTAGTCGTTTGCGATTTGAGCTTGCCACTTTTCCTTTAGCTCTTGAGCAAACGGATAGCGGAGTAACGAAGCTGCTTAGATAGTGAAATCGGTAGCCTAGCAAAGCTGAAATCGAGAAAATGGATAACGTAGCGAAGCGGAAGTGTTGTTTCATCTTGTAGATGTCAAGTAGGCTGTTGTAGCTTTAACCATAATATAGGTTTAGTTCGTCTACAAAAGTAAAGCGAGTTTCTGAATAACCTTAACAAATGGAGATTGTATGAAAAAATTGCTAGTTGCCAATCGTGGCGAAATTGCTATTCGTGTTTTCCGAGCTTGTAATGAGCTTGGTTTATCAACAGTTGCTGTTTATGCAAAAGAAGACGAATATTCAGTGCATCGTTTCAAAGCAGACGAATCTTACATTATCGGTCAAGGGAAAAAACCAATTGATGCTTATCTTGATATAGATGACATTATTCGTGTTGCTCTTGATTGTGGGGCAGATGCTATCCATCCAGGTTATGGTTTGTTGTCTGAAAACCTTGAGTTTGCGACAAAAGTCCGCGCTGCAGGTCTTGTTTTCGTTGGTCCAGAACTTCATCATTTGGATATTTTTGGCGACAAAATTAAGGCTAAAACGGCGGCAGATGAAGCAAAAGTTCCGGGAATTCCAGGAACGCATGGTGCGGTTGATATTGATGGTGCTCTTGCTTTTTCCAAAGAGTATGGCTATCCTGTGATGATCAAAGCTGCACTTGGCGGTGGAGGTCGTGGAATGCGGGTGGCTCGTAACGACGATGAAATGCGTGATGGATATGCCAGAGCAAAGTCTGAGGCTATTGGTGCGTTTGGTTCAGGCGAAATCTATGTTGAAAAATACATTGAAAATCCAAAGCATATTGAAGTTCAAATCTTAGGTGATAGCCACGGAAATATTGTACATCTCTATGAGAGAGATTGCTCTGTGCAACGTCGTAATCAAAAAGTCATTGAAATTGCACCAGCAGTGGGCTTGCCAGAAGATTTTCGTAAAGAAATATGTGAAGCTGCGGTTAAACTTTGTAAAAATGTGGGTTATGTGAATGCCGGAACCGTTGAATTTCTTGTTAAAGATAATCAATTTTACTTTATCGAGGTTAATCCGCGTGTTCAAGTGGAACATACAATTACAGAACTTGTGACAGGAGTTGATATTGTTCAAGCTCAAATCTTGATTGCTCAAGGTAAGTCTCTGCACGAAGAAATTGGAATTCCAGCCCAAGATGAGATTCCTCTTTTAGGCTCTGCGATTCAGTGTCGTATCACAACAGAAAATCCTGAAAATAACTTCTTACCTGATACGGGTAAGATTGATACTTATCGTTCACCAGCAGGTTATGGGGTTCGTTTGGATGGTAATGCTTATGCTGGTTATGAGGTTACCCTCATTTTGATAGTTTGTTAGTCAAGGTTTGTACTTTCTCAAAAGATTTCAAAGATACTGTTCGGAAGATGGAGCGTGTATTACATGAGTTTCGTATTCGTGGAGTAAAAACAAACATTCCTTTCTTAATCAATGTCATTGATAATGAGAATTTCAGAAGTGGTCAGGCAACAACAACTTTTATTGATAACACTCCAAGTTTGTTCATTTTCCCTCGCCTACGTAATCGGGGGACAAAGACCTTACATTATCTTTCAACGATTACAGTAAATGGTTTTCCTGGTATTGAAAAAACAGACAAGCGCCATTATGATGAGCCACGTCAGCCTCAATTAGTCATTGAGAAAAAGAGAACAGCAAAAAATATTTTGGATGATCAAGGCGCGGATGCTGTCGTTGATTTTGTTAAAAATACAAAAGAAGTATTGTTGACCGATACAACTTTTCGCGATGCTCATCAGTCGCTTCTTGCAACACGTCTGCGTTTGCAAGATATGAAGGGAATTGCAGAAGCGGTAGACCAAGGTCTTCCTGAACTTTTCTCAGCGGAGATGTGGGGAGGAGCGACATTTGATGTTGCTTACCGCTTCCTCAATGAAAGTCCGTGGTATCGTTTGCGTAAACTTCGTAAACTTATGCCAAATACCATGTTCCAAATGCTTTTCCGCGGCTCAAATGCAGTGGGTTATCAAAATTATCCTGATAATGTCATTGAAGAATTTATTCGTGTTGCAGCGCGTGAAGGAATTGATGTTTTCCGTATATTTGATTCACTTAACTGGTTACCACAAATGGAGAAATCTATCCAAGCTGTTCGTGATGCAGGGAAAATTGCAGAAGCAACGATTTGTTACACAGGAGATATTTTAGATCCGCTACGACCAAAATATAATCTCAAATATTATAAAGATTTGGCAAAAGAAATGGAAGCAACAGGGGCACATTTGCTTGCAATCAAAGATATGGCTGGCGTACTAAAACCTCAAGCTGCCTATCGCCTCATTTCTGAGCTTAAAGATACTGTGGATTTGCCGATTCATTTACATACACATGATACGTCAGGAAACGGGATTATTACATACTCTGGAGCAACTCAAGCGGGTGTTGATATTATTGATGTGGCAACGGCAAGTCTTGCTGGAGGTACATCACAGCCATCCATGCAATCTATTTATTATGCGCTTGAACATGGACCACGTCATGCGGCAATTAATGTGAAAAATGCTGAACAAATTGACCATTATTGGGAAGATGTGCGTAAATATTATGCACCATTTGAAGCAGGAATCACAAGTCCTCAAACAGAGGTTTATATGCATGAAATGCCAGGAGGACAGTACACTAACTTGAAATCTCAAGCTGCTGCCGTAGGATTAGGGCATAAGTTTGATGAGATTAAACAAATGTATCATACAGTCAATATGATGTTTGGTGATATTATCAAAGTGACACCAAGCTCAAAAGTTGTTGGCGATATGGCGTTATTTATGGTGCAAAATGAATTGACAGAGCAGGATGTCTACGAAAAAGGAAGTAGTTTGAATTTCCCTGAATCAGTTGTTTCATTCTTCCGAGGGGATCTTGGACAACCAGAGGGAGGATTCCCTGAGAAATTACAAAAAATTATTGTTAAAGATAAGTCTGTCATTACTGACAGACCAGGCTTGCACGCTGACAAAGTTGATTTGGAGGCTGTCAGCAAAGAATTAGCTGAAAAAATTGGTTATACACCTGCAGATCATGAAATTATCAGCTATTTGATGTATCCTCAAGTCTTTCTTGAGTATCAAAAAATGCAAAATGAGTTTGGTGCTGTGACTCTTCTTGATACACCGACATTCCTTCACGGTATGCGGCTTAATGAAAAAATAGAAGTTCAAATCGAAAAAGGAAAAACATTGAGTATTCGTCTTGACGAGATTGGAGAGCCAGATCTTGCAGGAAATCGTGTCTTGTTCTTTAACTTAAACGGACAACGCCGAGAAGTTGTAGTCAATGACCAATCTGTTCAGACACAGGTTGTTGCGAAACGTAAAGCTGAAACTGGAAATCCTCACCAAATCGGTGCAACAATGCCAGGTTCAGTTCTTGAAGTTTTAGTCAAATCGGGTGATAAAGTTAAAAAAGGTCAAGCGCTGATGGTCACTGAAGCGATGAAAATGGAAACGACGATTGAAGCACCTTTTGATGGCGAAATTGTAGACATCCATGTTCTCAAAGGAGAAGCAATCCAAACCCAAGATTTACTTATTGAAATTGATTAATAGTGCTTTTGAAAACCTGTCAGTATGCTGACAGGTTTTTTTGGTGTTTCCAAAAAATACGGTTATTTAATTTTCAGAAAATATATAATTTTCTTAATAAATAGTGTATAATAATTAAATAGATGGAGGTATTTATGAATTTATTAAACAAACACCAAGAAAAGATGATTAAAAATTCACAAATTCCCAGTGAATTTTACAAGGAGTACAATGTCAAAAAGGGACTACGAGATCTTGAAGGAAAAGGAGTATTAGCAGGATTAACGAATATTTCGGCGATTCATTCTTTTGATGAGGACGGAAAACAAATTCCAGGAATCTTAGAATATCGCGCTTACAATATCAAAGATATTGTTGATGATCTTCGTAAAGAAGGGCGATTTGGATTTGAGGAAGTTACCTATCTTCTGCTGTTTGGAGAATTACCAACAGCAGGTGATTTGAAGGAATTTCAAGATATTTTAGCACATAAAAGGATACTTCCTGAATTTTTTGTACGTGAAACGATTTTGACAAATCCATCAAGTGATGTAATGAATTCTATGAGTCGTTGTTTACTTGCTCTTGCTAGTTATGATGAAAAAGCAGAGGATATTTCAATTGAAAATGTTTTAGAGCAATCGCTCAATTTGATTGCGAATTTTCCCTTGCTTGCGATTTATACTTTTCAGGCCTACAGTCACTATCGCAAAGAAGAAAGTCTTTACATTCACTATCCAGATTTAACCTTGAGTACTGCTGAAAATATTTTGCGTATGTTGCGTCCTGACTGTCAGTATACTGATACTGAAGCAAAAGTATTGGATATTGCTCTTATTCTTCATATGGAGCATGGTGGAGGAAACAACTCTACTTTTACAACTCATGTTGTGACTTCGAGTGGGACGGACACTTATGCTACAATCGCTGCGGCATTGTCAAGTTTGAAAGGACCAAAACATGGTGGAGCCAATATCAAAGCGGCAAAAATGTTAGAAAATATCAAACAAAATATTTCAGACTATCATGATGAAGCAGAGATTGAAGACTATTTATACAAAATCTTGAATAAAGAGGTTTTTGACCATCAAGGACTAATTTATGGAATTGGCCATGCCATCTATACAATTAGTGACCCACGTTTTGAAGTGTTTAAAAGTTATGTGGCCAGTTTGGTAAAAGAAAAAGGGATGGAAGAAGAATTTGAACTCTACGAAAAAGTTGCAAGACTTGCTCCAAAAGTTATCTCAGACCATCGTAAAACTTACAAAACAATCTCTCCCAATATTGATTTCTATTCTGGGTTTGTATATAAAATATTGGGAATTCCACAGGAACTATTCACACCATTATTTGCTGTTGCTCGCGTTGTAGGATGGTTGACGCATAGAATCGAAGAATTAATCAATATGAATAAAATTATTCGTCCAGCGTATGAGAGTATATTAGAATCAAAAAATTATGTAAAGTTGGAGGACAGATGAAAGACTTAACAATCTCTGATAAAATTTATCAATATTATGATATCTCTGAAATTGAAGGAATTGACAAACTTCCTTATAGTTTGAGGTTATTGTTGGAAAGCCTCTTACGTCAAAAAAATGATACAAGTATCACACAAGAGCATATCCAGGCAGTATTAGATTACTTAAAAGGTGATACAGGAAAGGAAACTGTTTTCTTACCTAGTCGTGTCGTTCTACAAGACTTTACAGGCGTACCAGCCATTGTTGACCTTGCAGCTATGCGTGATGCAATGGTTAAATTGGGTAAAAACCCTAAATTAATTAATCCTGAGATTCCAGTAGATTTGGTCATTGACCACTCAGTACAGGTTGATGTGCAAGGAAATGAACGTGCGCTGTTGCTAAACTCAAAGAGAGAGTTTGAGCGAAATCATGAACGCTATGAGTTTTTAAAATGGGCGGAACAATCGTTTGATAATTTTCGTGTTGTACCACCAGCAACAGGGATTATTCATCAGGTTAATATCGAATATTTGAGTGAAGTTGTCTGTGAAAAAAATGGCTTACTCTATCCTGATAGTGTCT contains:
- the rpmG gene encoding 50S ribosomal protein L33 → MRIKITLRCTSCGNKNYISSKNKATHPEKVETMKFCPKERIVTLHREE
- a CDS encoding citrate/2-methylcitrate synthase, whose amino-acid sequence is MNLLNKHQEKMIKNSQIPSEFYKEYNVKKGLRDLEGKGVLAGLTNISAIHSFDEDGKQIPGILEYRAYNIKDIVDDLRKEGRFGFEEVTYLLLFGELPTAGDLKEFQDILAHKRILPEFFVRETILTNPSSDVMNSMSRCLLALASYDEKAEDISIENVLEQSLNLIANFPLLAIYTFQAYSHYRKEESLYIHYPDLTLSTAENILRMLRPDCQYTDTEAKVLDIALILHMEHGGGNNSTFTTHVVTSSGTDTYATIAAALSSLKGPKHGGANIKAAKMLENIKQNISDYHDEAEIEDYLYKILNKEVFDHQGLIYGIGHAIYTISDPRFEVFKSYVASLVKEKGMEEEFELYEKVARLAPKVISDHRKTYKTISPNIDFYSGFVYKILGIPQELFTPLFAVARVVGWLTHRIEELINMNKIIRPAYESILESKNYVKLEDR
- a CDS encoding FtsW/RodA/SpoVE family cell cycle protein codes for the protein MRDGLKKTNFLNYSILIPYLMLSAIGIVMVFSATVPYQLARGLSPYRLVITQAAFMMLSFVAIAVIYRMKLKALKSQRMLGFIMVMLILAMIYARIGPGTTANGAHGWIPIPGVGTIQPAEYAKVFVIWYLASVFSEKQEAIQRKDIQEVFKGKGLFQKLFGGWRLPVVILLALDLIMPDMGNAIILAALALIMVGASGISWRWFNGYGKIVLTVAIAFLGMLFVTGGNIIPSFLKISYINARFEAFVNPFTDLANSGHQLANSYYAIVNGGWLGRGLGNSIEKNGYLPEAHTDFIFPIVVEELGVIGGIIVLSILFFLIIRILLVGIRARSSFNALMAIGVSSMLLIQVFVNVGGAVGLIPETGVTFPFLSQGGSSFLVLSLGIAFALNISADEKRQEVSELSNQYSSADI